The genome window CCCGCGCGGGCAGCGCATCCTCAACCGTGTGTTCGGGTCCCTCTTCGTGGCGGTCGGCGCGCTGCTCGCGTTCGCCTGATCCGCCGCCGAAAGCTGCCCATGGCCTCCAAGTCCGCCCACGCCGTCGTTCCGCTCATCATTGCCGTGGACGGCCGCTCCGGCGCGGGCAAGACCACGCTCGCCGTGGAACTGGCCGCACTCCTGCGCCAGCACCACACCGTGAGCCTGTTCCACCTCGAGGACATTTACCCGGGGTGGGACGGGCTTGCCGGCGGCATGGAGCGCTACGTGCGGTCCGTGCTGACGCCGCTCGCCGCCGGCTCTCCCGCCGCCTGGACTGCGTGGGACTGGACAGCCGACGACGACGGCGAAACCCGGACCACGCTGCCCGCGGACATTGTGGTGGTGGAGGGGGTCGGTGCGGCCTGCGCAGCGGCGCGCGAACTGGTGGACGTCGTCGTCTGGATCGAGGCCGACGAGAACCTGCGGCGCACGAGCGCGCTGGAACGCGACGGTGACACCTACGCTCCGTTCTGGCAGCGGTGGTCGGACCAGGAGGAGCGGTGGCTGGCGTCGGACAACCCCGCCGAGGACGCCGACCTCCTGGTGCAGGGGCATCGCGGAAGTTCCGTGCCGGAGCAACTGCGGCTTGCGCTGACCGGGCTTCCCCAATGCGAGTCACTGATGTCGATGGAGCGTGCCGCCCGCCGCGGCCTGACCCTGCAGGTCGAGACCCTGGAGCGCTACCCGGACGCGGCCGGTGTCTTCCAGGGTCTCTACGGGGGGTCCGCCTCCGCGGCATGGCTGGACAGTTCCGCCGCCGAGGATCCGCAGGGACGCAGCCGGTTCTCCATCCTGGCCGACGACGGCGGCCGGTTCGGCCAGCTCGCACAGCACACCGCGGGTATCACCGAGGTCCAGGCAGGCGCGGTCACCGCACGGATCGCCGGTCCCTTCTTCCGCTGGCTCGACGGTGTGTGGGGCAGGCGCGCGGTGCGCCGGCCGGCGTCCTACCCTGGCCCTTTCGCCCTCGGCTGGCTGGGATACCTGGGCTACGAGCTCAAGCGCGAGACCGGCGGGCGGACTGAAGCAGCCGGCAGTATCCCGGACGCCTCGCTCCTGTTTGCGGGCCGCGCCGTCGTACTCGACCGCGTTGAAGGGCGAACCCACCTCCTGACCCTGCGCGACGGGTCGAGCGACAACGACGCCGATGAGTGGCTGGAGCGGGCACGCGCCGTCGTGCTTTCACCCGCGGCCTCCCCCCGTCCGGCCAGGCCGCTTCCCGCGCCGCGCTTCGCCGTGCGCGATTCGCGGGAGGAGTACCTGGACAAGATCCGGGATGCCAAGGCGGAGATCACGGACGGCAACTCGTACGAGGTGTGCCTGACGACGGCTCTGACAGCGCGGCATGAGCAGCTGGACCCGTTCGCAGTCCACCTCATCCTTCGCGGTGCCAACCCGGCGCCCTTCGCCTCCTACTTCGCGTTCCCCGGGCTTGCCCTTGCCAGCACCTCGCCCGAACGGTTCCTGCAGCTCGACGCCGACGGCGGCATGCGGGCCGAACCGATCAAGGGCACCAGGCGCCGCTCGCCGGATCCGGACGAGGATGCTGCGCTCAAGGCGGATCTGGCCGGCAGCACCAAGGACCGAGCCGAAAACATCATGATCGTGGACCTGCTCCGCAACGACCTGTCACACCTTGCACTGCCGGGATCCGTGACGGTCAGCCGGCTCTGCGACATCGAAACCTACGCCACCGTGCACCAGATGGTCAGCACCATCGACGCCCGGCTGCGGCCCGGATCATCCCGCGCAGAGGCGGTTGCCGCTGCCTTCCCCGCCGGTTCCATGACCGGCGCCCCGAAAATCAGCACTATGGCCATCCTGGACCGGCTGGAGGGCGCGCCCCGCGGCATCTATTCGGGCGCGGCCGGCTACTTCTCCCTCGACGGGGCGGCGGACCTCGCCGTCGTCATCCGCTCGCTGGTGATGGAAGCCGACGACGGCGGGACCCGCCTTACGCTCGGCGTCGGAGGAGCCATCACGGCCGATTCCGACCCGGCAGACGAGTGGGAGGAAGTGCGCACCAAGGCGTTCGGCGTACTCTCCGCGCTGGGCACCAGTTTCCCGGACGAAGAGTAGGCCTGCCATTGCCCAGCTTGCTATTGGCTCCCCGGGGGCCGTGTGGAAGCATGATGGATGTCCATCGACCCAACGGAGGGAACAGCCATGACCAGCTCACCCGAGGAGAACACTCCGAATCTGGATGACGTTCAGGAACCGGACAACGAGTTCCTCCCGAACCGGATCTACCAGGGTCATGCCGGCGAGCCCGAGCGCCTCGACGATGACGCATTGGCCGCAGCAACCGAGCAGGAGCGCGTCGACGCCGGCCTGATCGACTACGCTCCCGACCAGGTTCCGGACGCAACAGACCCGCTTCCCGAGGGCAGCTCCGAGGAAGCCGACCGCGCCCAGCGCGGGCTGACGGAGGACCAGCCGGGAACCTGACACCGGGTGCGGGGCTACGCTTGAGCGCATGACCGCACTGGTATTCCTTGATCCCGCCCACCCAGAGGGCCGCGTAGCCGACCCCTCCCAGCCGCAGCTCAAGGTCACCAGCTCGGGCATCACGCGCGGTGACGGCATCTTCGAGACCATGCTCGCGGTGAAGGGGGCCCCCCGGAAGCTGCAGGCGCACCTGTCCCGGCTCGCGACGTCGGCCGAGGCCCTGGAACTGAAGGTGCCGCCGTCGGACGAGTGGGAGCGTGCCATTTCCACCGCGCTGCGGGAAGCGGACGACGACGGCGACCTGGTGGTCAAGCTCGTCGCAGTCCGCGACGGGGATGCCGGCAGCTCTGCCATCGCATGGGTCCTGGTGACGCCGCTGCCGCAGGGACTGCGGGGCCAGCGGCTGTCCGTCCTGCTCCTGGACCGGGGCTACGACAGCACCGTCGCCCAGCGGGCACCCTGGCTGCTCATGGGCGCAAAGACCCTCTCCTACGCAGTCAACATGGCGGCCCTCCGCCATGCCCGGTCACAGGGCGCCGATGATGTCATCTTCACCTCCTCGGACGGGAAGGTCCTCGAGGGCCCTACGTCCACTGTGCTCATCGCGCGCGTGATCAACGGCGTCAAGCACCTCATCACCCCACAACTGGAAACAGGCATCCTGCCGGGCACTTCACAGGGCGCGCTGTTCGAGGCAGCGCGTGATGCCGGGTGGGAACTGGGGTACGGTCCGCTGGTCCCCGAGGACCTGTTCAACGCCGACGGCGCGTGGCTCATCTCAAGCGTCCGGCTGCTCGCAGAAATCGGATCGATTGACGGGAAGCCGCTGACCATTTCGCCCGAGTTGTCCGCCGAACTGGGCGAGCTGGTGGAGTCCGTGTCCTGAGCTGCGCGTCATCGCCGGGTGCGCCGTCGTTACAGAAGGTTACGGCTCCGCGTGGCAGGCGGACGCAGCCGATGCTACGTTCAATCCGGAGTAACGAGCGCCAGCGCCAAGCCCTGACTTGCTGGCCGGCAACCCTCTTTTCACGGCGGGGTGCCTCAGGTGAATACTCGGCACACCGATCAATTGATCAGCACCGTGCACAGCGTGAGGAGAACCAGTGTCACAGCATTCAGCCATCCCTGCCCACCAGCCCGCTGAGGGCTACGCCGGAAACATCACGCCACGCGACGCCGTGGAACGGGTCAGCAAGGGCGCCGTACTGGTTGACGTGCGCACCGTTGAGGAGTGGCGCTCCGTCGGAGTGCCCGACCTTACCGACGCTGGCACTGCTCCCCTGTTCCTCGAGTGGAACCGCTCGGACGGAACCCGCAATACGTCCTTCCTCAACCAGCTCAACGCGTTGAAGGGACGCGAGCTGCTGTTCCTGTGCCGCTCGGGCGTCCGTTCTGTTGCGGCGGCGCAGAGTGCGGCTGCTGCCGGCCACACCGCCTACAACGTGCTGCACGGCTTCGAGGCCGACGGCGGGTGGCGCGCCAGCGGACTGGCCACCACCACGCACAGCGGACAGGCGGCTCCCGTGCCCGGCACGGACAGGACCGATGCAGGTGAGTGAGTCCACGCCGTCGTCGTTTGCGCCTGCCGGCAGCCGCGAACCGGTCGCCGGAAACGGCGGCTACCCCCGAATCCAGGGGCACGACGACGCCGGCTGGGGCGCCGACACGCTCGCCGTGCGCGGCGGGTTGGCGCGATCGAACTTCGAGGAGACCTCGGAGGCTTTGTTCCTCAACTCCGGTTTCGTGTACTCGTCAGCCGCGGCAGCCGAAGCGGCGTTCACCGGCGACGTGGACCGGTTTGTCTACTCCCGGTACGGCAACCCCACGGTCGCCATGTTTCAGGAGCGGCTCCGCCTGCTCGAGGGAGCCGAGGCGTGCTTCGCGACCGCGAGTGGAATGTCGGCGGTATTCACTGCGCTGGGCGCACTGCTTGCCGCCGGCGACCGGGTGGTCGCATCCCGCAGCCTGTTCGGCTCGTGCTTCGTCATCCTGAACGAAATCCTGCCCCGCTGGGGCGTCGAAACGGTGTTCGTGGACGGATGGGACCTTGCGCAGTGGGAGGAAGCCCTCCGGGTTCCCGCGACGGCCGTGTTCTTCGAATCCCCATCCAACCCGATGCAGGAGATCGTGGATATCCGCGCCGTGGTCAAGCTGGCCCACGCGGCCGGAGCACAGGTGGTAGTGGACAATGTCTTCGCTACCCCGCTGCTGCAGCGGTGCACCGAACTGGGTGCCGACGTCGTCGTCTATTCCGGAACCAAACACATGGACGGGCAGGGCCGTGTCCTTGGCGGCGCGATCCTGGGCCGCAAGGAATTCATCGAGGGTCCGGTGAAGACGCTGATGCGGCACACCGGCCCGGCGCTGTCCTCCTTCAACGCCTGGACGCTGCTGAAGGGACTCGAAACCCTGTCGCTGCGCGTCAACCACGCCTCAGCCTCGGCACTGACGCTGGCGCGCTGGCTCGAAGCGCAGCCCGGCGTGAACTGGGTGCGGTACCCCCTGCTCGAATCCCATCCGCAGTTTGATCTGGCGTCCGCGCAGATGTCCGCCGGCGGCACGGTAGTCACGTTCGAACTGGATGCTCCCGAAGGCGGGGCAAAGGACCGTGCGTTCCGGCTGCTCGACTCGCTGGCCATTATCGACATCTCCAACAACCTCGGCGACTCGAAGACTCTGATCACACACCCCGCCACCACCACGCACCGGGCAATGGGTCCGGAAGGCCGCGCGGCCATCGGGTTGTCCGACGGAGTGGTCCGGTTGTCAGTGGGACTCGAAGACGTCCAGGATCTCCAGACCGACCTCGGCAAGGCGCTCGCGGCGTCCTGATCTGCCCTTCCCACGGCCCCTGAAACGGCCGCCCGATTACCGGCTTCATGACGACCGTTTGTCCAAGGTTTTCCCAAGAGCGCAGGCGCACTCTTGGCACCGAGACACACATCGAGTTATAGATCTCGGCAGTCTGGAAACAGCCCGATGCGCGTCCCCCACCCAAAACTGCACCACTTGGAAGGGCGACTCGCCATGTCGATCACCAGACGTCAGCTTCTCTCCATGGGCGGATTCGGCGCGCTTGCCGCAGCCACCCTCACAGTTCCGGTCTCCACCATCAGCGCACAGGACGTGCCGGTCCTGGACGGTTCCAAACTCAAGCCCTACACCCAGGGCTTCAAGCGGCCGCCGTTCCTCGCGCCGTACAAGACCGATGTGAGCCCTGTGAATGGGCAACCGCGGAACTTTTACACGGTGACCCAGCAGTCCTCCACGGCCGAGATCGTTCCGGGGATGAAGACCCGCATCCTGGGCTACAACGGGATCTTCCCCGGCCCCACGATCAGCCTGGATAAGGGCACCGAGGCGGTGGTGACCATGCGTAATCAGCTGCCGGGAAAGCATCCAGACTTCGGGACCCCGTTGGCGACGTCAACGCATTTGCATGGTTCGGCGTCGTTGCCCCAGTACGACGGTTACGCATCGGACGTCACACTGCCCGGGTTCAAGAAGGACTACATCTACCCGAACATCCAGCCGGCCCGCACCCTCTGGTACCACGACCACGGCGTGCACTACACGGCGCAGAACGCCTACTCCGGGCTGGTGGCGATGTATCAGATTCACGACGCCGTGGAGAAGGCGCTCCTGCCGCAGGGCGAGTTTGATGTCCCGCTGATGGTCAGCGACATCCAGTTACGGGCCGACGGCAACGCCAACTACGACGACCACAGCCACAGCGGCCTGTGGGGCGACATCAACCTGGTCAACGGCGTGCCGTGGCCGGTGATGAAGGTCAAGCGGCGCATCTACCGGTTCCGTGTGCTGGTGTGCAGCATCTCCCGGTCCTACCGCCTCAAGCTCAGCACCGGTGACCCGATGACCATCGTTGCCACCGACGGCGGACTGATGCCCAAAGCGGTACCGGTAACCTCCTACCGGCACGCGAACGCGGAGCGTTACGAGATCCTGATCGACTTCTCCAAGTACCGGGCGGGGCAGCGGGTTGAGCTGCAGAACCTGTCGAACAAGAACAACATCGACTACGCCCACACCGGGCGCGTCATGGCTTTTGACGTGATCGATGAGGCGTTCGACCGCAACGATCCGACGGCGCTCACGATGCCAACCGTCCTCGCCGACAGCGTGCCGATGCAGTTGACTCCCAGCCAATCCAAAGCCACCAGGCGCATGCGGGTGGAACGCTCGAATGGTGAATGGAAGATCAACGATCGGAGCTGGGCGGACGTCATCGCCAGCAACTTCCAGCAGGTCTTCGCTAACCCCGGCCTGAACGATGTCGAGATCTGGGAGATTGAGAACAAGTCGGGCGGCTGGTTCCACCCCCTGCACATCCACCTGGTTGACTTCCGCATCCTCAGCCGAAACGGCCGGGCACCCTTCGCCTACGAGCAGGGCCCCAAGGACGTCATATACGTCGGAGAGAACGAGACCGTCCGTGCGATCATGAAGTTCGAACACCACAAGGGCCGCTACATGGTCCACTGCCACAACCTCCCGCACGAGGACCACGACATGATGGTCCAGTTCCGGGTGGGGCTCAAGGCCGGCGAAGCAGACCCCAACGACCCGATCAACGCCGCCCGTCCGGTTTGGGACACCCCGGCTCCGCAGTAGGTTTCGTCTCGCGTTCATCCGGCAGGACACACCCCTTTCGGCGCGCTATAAGGGGTGTGTCCTGCCGACTCAACGTTGAAGCTGGGATATCCCTGTGAGTTACCCGCGCCATTGAACCTTTCGCTGGTGTCTCTCCGTCTTCTCAGCAGAGGGGCCGAGCGGCCACTTCCATCCCCCGGGCGTCCAGGGGGTGATCACGGGAGGTAACACAATATGAGTAAAGCAATGCGCGTTCTATTCGCTGTCGTCGCCGCCTGTCTCCTGGCGCTGACCGGCTGTGGCGGTTCAGATACCCAGTCCGAGGACATCCCGGCAGGCCAGGAAACCGCGGCAGAAGCACCGCCCACGACTGGGGAAGCAACTGAAGGAGAGACTGGGGAAGCGACCGAGGGAACGACCGAGGAACCATCCGACGAGCCGACGGACGGTGAGACTGAGGCGGCCGGGAGCGGCGGCAAGGTCGGAACTCCGCTCGGTGTTGCCGAGACCGACCTCGGCGAAGTAGTAGTTGACGCTGAAGGCATGGTTCTCTATTACTTCACCCAGGACGAAGCCAACTCCGGCGTCAGCGCCTGCGAGGGCGGGTGCCTCGAAGCCTGGCCACCGGTCTTGACCGAGACCGAAGAGGTAGAGGCTGAAGGCGTCACCG of Arthrobacter sp. JZ12 contains these proteins:
- a CDS encoding chorismate-binding protein, encoding MASKSAHAVVPLIIAVDGRSGAGKTTLAVELAALLRQHHTVSLFHLEDIYPGWDGLAGGMERYVRSVLTPLAAGSPAAWTAWDWTADDDGETRTTLPADIVVVEGVGAACAAARELVDVVVWIEADENLRRTSALERDGDTYAPFWQRWSDQEERWLASDNPAEDADLLVQGHRGSSVPEQLRLALTGLPQCESLMSMERAARRGLTLQVETLERYPDAAGVFQGLYGGSASAAWLDSSAAEDPQGRSRFSILADDGGRFGQLAQHTAGITEVQAGAVTARIAGPFFRWLDGVWGRRAVRRPASYPGPFALGWLGYLGYELKRETGGRTEAAGSIPDASLLFAGRAVVLDRVEGRTHLLTLRDGSSDNDADEWLERARAVVLSPAASPRPARPLPAPRFAVRDSREEYLDKIRDAKAEITDGNSYEVCLTTALTARHEQLDPFAVHLILRGANPAPFASYFAFPGLALASTSPERFLQLDADGGMRAEPIKGTRRRSPDPDEDAALKADLAGSTKDRAENIMIVDLLRNDLSHLALPGSVTVSRLCDIETYATVHQMVSTIDARLRPGSSRAEAVAAAFPAGSMTGAPKISTMAILDRLEGAPRGIYSGAAGYFSLDGAADLAVVIRSLVMEADDGGTRLTLGVGGAITADSDPADEWEEVRTKAFGVLSALGTSFPDEE
- a CDS encoding aminodeoxychorismate lyase, with the protein product MTALVFLDPAHPEGRVADPSQPQLKVTSSGITRGDGIFETMLAVKGAPRKLQAHLSRLATSAEALELKVPPSDEWERAISTALREADDDGDLVVKLVAVRDGDAGSSAIAWVLVTPLPQGLRGQRLSVLLLDRGYDSTVAQRAPWLLMGAKTLSYAVNMAALRHARSQGADDVIFTSSDGKVLEGPTSTVLIARVINGVKHLITPQLETGILPGTSQGALFEAARDAGWELGYGPLVPEDLFNADGAWLISSVRLLAEIGSIDGKPLTISPELSAELGELVESVS
- a CDS encoding rhodanese-like domain-containing protein, translating into MSQHSAIPAHQPAEGYAGNITPRDAVERVSKGAVLVDVRTVEEWRSVGVPDLTDAGTAPLFLEWNRSDGTRNTSFLNQLNALKGRELLFLCRSGVRSVAAAQSAAAAGHTAYNVLHGFEADGGWRASGLATTTHSGQAAPVPGTDRTDAGE
- a CDS encoding O-succinylhomoserine sulfhydrylase, translating into MQVSESTPSSFAPAGSREPVAGNGGYPRIQGHDDAGWGADTLAVRGGLARSNFEETSEALFLNSGFVYSSAAAAEAAFTGDVDRFVYSRYGNPTVAMFQERLRLLEGAEACFATASGMSAVFTALGALLAAGDRVVASRSLFGSCFVILNEILPRWGVETVFVDGWDLAQWEEALRVPATAVFFESPSNPMQEIVDIRAVVKLAHAAGAQVVVDNVFATPLLQRCTELGADVVVYSGTKHMDGQGRVLGGAILGRKEFIEGPVKTLMRHTGPALSSFNAWTLLKGLETLSLRVNHASASALTLARWLEAQPGVNWVRYPLLESHPQFDLASAQMSAGGTVVTFELDAPEGGAKDRAFRLLDSLAIIDISNNLGDSKTLITHPATTTHRAMGPEGRAAIGLSDGVVRLSVGLEDVQDLQTDLGKALAAS
- a CDS encoding multicopper oxidase family protein codes for the protein MSITRRQLLSMGGFGALAAATLTVPVSTISAQDVPVLDGSKLKPYTQGFKRPPFLAPYKTDVSPVNGQPRNFYTVTQQSSTAEIVPGMKTRILGYNGIFPGPTISLDKGTEAVVTMRNQLPGKHPDFGTPLATSTHLHGSASLPQYDGYASDVTLPGFKKDYIYPNIQPARTLWYHDHGVHYTAQNAYSGLVAMYQIHDAVEKALLPQGEFDVPLMVSDIQLRADGNANYDDHSHSGLWGDINLVNGVPWPVMKVKRRIYRFRVLVCSISRSYRLKLSTGDPMTIVATDGGLMPKAVPVTSYRHANAERYEILIDFSKYRAGQRVELQNLSNKNNIDYAHTGRVMAFDVIDEAFDRNDPTALTMPTVLADSVPMQLTPSQSKATRRMRVERSNGEWKINDRSWADVIASNFQQVFANPGLNDVEIWEIENKSGGWFHPLHIHLVDFRILSRNGRAPFAYEQGPKDVIYVGENETVRAIMKFEHHKGRYMVHCHNLPHEDHDMMVQFRVGLKAGEADPNDPINAARPVWDTPAPQ